The DNA segment GAGGAGAGTGTTTTACCGAGCTTAATAAACTCGATGTCATCTTTGTCCAAGCCATACTTCAACATGAGACGGTGAGCCATTTTGATGGCATTAGCCGCTTCGTTGACGTTAGCAGAATTACCAAGCTCTAGACACTTCGCAATTTTCTTTAAGGCTTTTTGTTTACTCATGAAGACTTTACAACAGACAAAAATAAAAGAGCGGTATTCTACCTTTTTTTGTCCAAAAACGGAAATTAAGAAAGTGAAAAAGCCCGAGTATACGGCGATATAGTCGGGCTTCTTTGTTATAGAACTTTATCAGTTACAACAGCTTAGATACCTAGTTCATCAAGAAGGTCGGTAGGGTCGTCATTTGATTTCTTCTCTTCTTTCTTTGGCTGGTTCATCGCCTTTTGAGTGGCTTCTAGAATGTCATCTGGACACTCATCTTCCGCTACTTCAAACTCTTCTAGTTGAATGAACTCGGTTTTATCCATGGCTAATTCTAAATAGAAAATGTTGTTCTTTTCTGTTGAGAAGGTCACGCGACGTGCCTGAGGTCGGTCTAAGTTCGTATCTACTGAAAGGATCACCTGCTTGTTTAGAGACAGCATTTTGGGCTGGTTTTGCGTAATGTTAGTTTGTAGCTCTTTGCGTATTTTGTTGGTGAAGTCACCGACAAGCTGATTCATCAACTCACCCAGTACGTCGCCTACTTCGTCAGAGGTGTGAAGTACTGCCAGCTCGTCTTCTGGCATACCCATGTTGCGCATATAGTTAGTGTAAAGCTCTAACGCTGCTTTCGAGGTGAAGTTTATGACGACTAACCCAGAAAAACCGCCATCAAACAGTACAAAGCAGCCGAAGTCCGGTTTTAACGCAGTTTTGTTGATTTTCTGCACCATAGCAGAATAAGTGACGTTGGAGCCCGTGGCTGAAGTGAGTACTCCCGATACTGACTGACAAAGTTTTAACAGAATGTCTTCTGTCGTTACTATTTTGTTTTTCTTCATGATGTTGCTCTAATTGACGGCATTTCATGCCGTTTTAATCTATTTTTTGCTGCTTGTGCGTACAAATACTTAGTCGCTCGCATTTTGGCATTGTAATAGTGTTTTGAACACCTTTTTAAATGTTGTAAAGTGATGTGAATCAACATTTAATTTTAACGGAAACTTGGTTACACGCCGTTCTCGTACCAAGGAGCAGGAAGCTTATGTTACCCAGACTTCATTCGAAGACCGATGTCGATCCCGTCGTCTCATCTTATCTATCGACACTAAAGGCTAAAGGCTTTAGCGGAGATATTGAAACTCAATATTCCAGTCGTCTAGCAGTCGCTACCGACAACAGTGTTTATCAACAGTTGCCTGAAGCGGTTGTTCATCCTAAAACAACTCAAGATGTTGTATTAATTGGGGAAGTCAGTAGCCAGCCGGAATTCGAGCGAGTGACTTTTTCTCCTCGGGGAGGTGGCACAGGGACCAACGGTCAATCATTGACAAAAGGGGTGGTGGTCGATCTTTCACGTCACATGAACAAAATCCTTGAGGTCAATCAAGAAGAGGGTTGGGTACGCGTCCAAACAGGAGTGATCAAAGATCAACTTAATGATGCGGTGCGCCCGTATGGGTTCTTCTTTTCTCCTGATTTGTCCACCAGCAATCGGGCTACCATTGGTGGCATGATTAACACAGATGCTTCCGGGCAAGGCTCTCTAAAGTACGGTAAAACCTCTGATCACGTGTTGTCATTGCAGGCGGTATTTGCTGATGGCTCCATCCTTGAGTCTGGCTCTGAAGAGGCAGTCGCTGATAAGGGGACTTTTGCTTTAAAAGCGTTGCAAGTCACAGAATCTGTTTGTCGTGATTACCGCCCACAAATAGAAGCGAAGTTTCCACCGCTTAACCGCTTTTTGACGGGCTATGACCTAAAAAATGCAATTTCTGATAGTGGTGAGTTCGATTTAACCCGAGTGCTGTGCGGCGCCGAAGGTTCATTAGCCTTCATTACAGAAGCCAAGTTGAACCTAACTCCCATTCCCAAGGCCAGAACACTGGTCAACGTAAAGTACGATACCTTCGATTCAGCGTTGCGCAATGCACCGTTTATGGTAGAGGCTAACGCGTTGTCTGTTGAGACCGTTGATTCGAAAGTACTGAATTTAGCTAAGCAAGATATTGTATGGCATACGGTCAGTGACCTGTTACAAGATGTTCCCGGTAAAGAAATGCTTGGCATCAATATGGTGGAGTTTGCCGGTGAAAACACTGAAGAGACGGCAGCGCAAGTCAGTGCTTTGACCGCCAAGTTAGACCAACTGATCAATGACGGTGAGTCTGGCCTGATTGGCTATCAAGTGTGTGATGAACTTGCCGGTATCAATCGTATTTACAACATGCGTAAAAAAGCAGTGGGGTTGTTAGGGGCGGCGAAGGGTAAGGCGAAGCCGGTTGCGTTTGCCGAAGATACCTGTGTGCCACCTGAGAATCTCGCTGACTTTATTGCAGAGTTTAGACAGCTTCTCGATAAACAGAATTTGAATTATGGCATGTTTGGTCACGTTGATGCTGGTGTGTTGCACGTTCGCCCAGCGCTCGATTTGTGTGATCCAATGCAAGAGCAACTGATGCACCAAATTTCTGATCAAGTGGTTCAGCTGGTGGCGAAGTATGGCGGCCTAATGTGGGGTGAACACGGTAAAGGATTCCGATCAGAGTATGGCCCCGAGTTTTTTGGTGAAGAGTTGTTTAATCAGCTGCGCCGAGTAAAGGCGGCGTTTGACCCCCATAACAAGATGAACCCAGGCAAGATATGCACGCCGTTAGATAGCCAAGCCGATTTGGTTAAGGTAACCGATACTAAGCGCGGTTATTATGATCGCCAAATCGACGTCAAAGTTCGAGACAGCTTTAAGGCGGCAATGGAGTGTAACGGCAATGGCTTGTGTTTTAATTACGATACGAGCTCTCCGATGTGTCCTTCAATGAAGGTCACCGCAGATAGAAGGCATTCACCAAAAGGTCGAGCCGGGTTAGTCCGTGAATGGCTGCGCCAACTTTCAGAGCAAGGTGTAGACATACTCGATGTTGAACAAGCCTCACTACACAAATCAGCCTCGATAAAAGAGATGATTGAGCGTGTGCGTAATACGTTAAACAAGCGACATGAATACGATTTTTCGCATGAAGTGTATGAGGCGATGAATGGGTGTTTGGCTTGTAAAGCGTGTGCTAGCCAGTGCCCGATTAAGGTCGATGTTCCGAGTTTCCGTTCACGTTTCCTCAATGCCTACTACAGCCGCTACCAACGCCCTGCGAAAGATTACCTCGTGGCCAATATTGAGACGTTACTGCCAGTGATGGGAGCGATGCCAGCGGTGACCAATGCAGTGCTTAAACAGGGTTGGGTTCAGTCGTTAACAGAGAAAACGGTGGGCTATATTGATGCGCCTCTTTTGTCCGTACCTACGCTAAAGCAGAGAGCATCGGCTTATGAAGTGTTTGACTTGCAAGCTTTGAGTGCCGTGGCACCAAGTGAGCGTGAAGACTATGTGTTGATTGTTCAAGACCCTTTTACGAGCTTTTATGATGCAGAGGTTGTTGAAGATTTTTGTCTCCTCGTAAGGAAATTGGGCAAAACCCCAGTGATGCTGCCATTCAAACCGAATGGCAAAGCGCAACATATCAAAGGTTTTCTAAAGCAGTTTGCCAAGGGGGCAAAAGATACGGCGACATTCCTTGATACTGTAGCAAACCTCAATATTCCAATGGTGGGCGTTGACCCTGCACTCGTGCTTTGCTATCGCGATGAATATAATGAGATTCTTGCCGAGGCCAGGGGAGAGTTTGACGTATTGACTGCGCATGAATGGCTACTCCCTCGCCTGAACGCTTTTGATCACCACACAACGAACAGTGAGCCTTGGTACCTGTTTGCCCACTGCACCGAAAAGACCAAGTTACCCAATGCCGAAAAAGAGTGGGGCGCGATTTTCCAGCATTTTGGCGCAGTGCTTAACACGGTCGCTGTCGGGTGCTGTGGAATGGCTGGAACCTTTGGCCATGAGTCTGACAAACTGCAAATGTCGAAAGACATCTACGGCCTAAGTTGGAAGGGGAATTTAGACGTATTGCCAAAAGAGCGCTGTCTCGTCACAGGCTATTCTTGTCGCAGCCAGGTCAAACGTTTTGAAAATGTAAAAACGCTCCACCCAGTACAAGCACTACTCAGACACTTAGATTAAATTACTAACAAAATCATTAGTATACAAAGCCGCTTTCCGATTGGAGGCGGCTTTTCTATACTTAATCTATCGCGTATTTGAGACAATATATGCGTTTATTTAGATTCGATCGCATTTGTAGGCTTAAATCCGCCATCCATGTTCAACGCTTCGACGTACTAACGTAGTATGCGAGTGCAAATTATCTAAGGATCGGAACATGAAGCACACAATAGTATTTAGCTCGATAGTCGCGAGCCTGTCATTGGCTGCAATTCCCGCGGTCGCCTCTACACCCTCTGCTCGTATTATTGATGGTACTCCAGCTCCTGAAGGAGAATGGCCTTTTATTGGAGCGTTGATACAGAAAGGATTTTCTGCAAGTCAGGGGCAGATCTGCGGAGCCAGCTACCTTGGAGGGAGATATGTGCTAACTGCGGCACATTGTGTGGAAAATACTTCTTCGGGGGATATTGAACTGCTGTTCGGAGTCAATGATCTCGATGATGAAAATCAAGGCACGAGAGTCGGTGTCAATAATATCTATATTCACGAGTTATTTGATTCAGACCGACTTCTTTATGATATTGCGGTATTGGAACTTCCCCGAGAACTCACCTCGGATGAGGCCGACGCAGTCCGTCTTGCTCCCGAAGGGCGTCTTGAAGAGCTCTATATGTCGGGTGATGTGACGCTTACCGTAGCGGGTTGGGGCACGATTGAGCCTAGTGGTAGTACAGTGCGCCCGGATAGTCTTCAAGAGCTTGATATAAACCTCGTCAGTCGTGAAGAGTGCAACGCAGTGTATGGAGAGATCCCTGCGCAAAACTTTTGTGCTGGAACGCCCTCAGAGGGTCAAGATAGCTGTCGAGGTGATAGTGGCGGTCCAATTGTAATCAAAGATACGGGTGAACAACTCGGTTGGGTGAGTTGGGGTGATCGCTTTTGCGGCAGAGCTGGCTCTTATGGTGTTTACGCAGATGCGGGCTTTTTTCAAGGTTGGCTGAGTCAGTTTAATATTGGACTCAGCTACACCCAGAACGAACACATTGGGTATTTTGAGCCGGGAACGGTGTTAGACCACGTATTTACCTACACAAATACCGGGACTCGAAGTGCGAGTTTGTCGAATTTTAATTTATCGGGAACCACTTCAACTCAACCAGCCATATTATCGAATACTTGTAGCGCCGATGAACTATTAGGTGGAGAAAGCTGTCAGGTCGATGTACAACTTCCAGTAGACGGTTTTGCAGAGTTTTCTGTTACGTTGTCAACAGATTTGTCAGTGGCGGGAGAGTCACAAACTCTGTCTAGCCAAGTTAGATATGAAGGCGTAGTGCAGTCTAGTCAGACTCTCAAAGATGCAATTACTTTCGATTATGATGCCGTTTATGTCAATGATAAGCCATGGATTGCGGCAACTGACGGTATTCGTTCTGGAGAGATTGGGGATGGGCAGCAGTCTGTCGTTGTCATAGAGGGTGTTCCGCAAGGTTATTTATCACTAGACGTTACAGTATCGAGTGAAAACGGCTTTGACGTGCTAACAGCAAGAGTTAATGATACGGAACTTGACGATATATCCGGAGAAGAACAGTTCTCGGCTCGTTTGACTTTACCTCAGACTAGCAACACAGTTCGATTTGCTTACGCCAAAGATGGCTCTACAGCCGCGGGTGATGACCGTGCTTTATTGACGAATATGCGTTTTAGTGCTCCGGATAGTAATCCACAAGTAATTGATGGTGGTAGTGGTGGAGCAGTCAATGGTTTCTGGTTATTCTTGTTAGGGTTGCCATTAGTTAGACGTTTATATCGTCACGATATCAAGCTGACAACACCACAGCTATAAAGAAGTGAAATGCAAAAGGGCTCACGTAACAATGAGCCCTCATTCGTTAATCTCATGAACTAAAGCAATTAAGCTGCTTGTTCAACTTGCTTAAGAAACGTCGCTTTACGCTCATTGAACTGCTCAACAAGGTCGGTGACGGCTTCTTGAGAGTAAGGTTTTAATCCGCTGGCGATCATGCGCTTTTTGCCTTTACCAATGACTTCACCATCTTCTTTGAACTCAAAATTCATTGTTACTACACCACGTTTATCATCCACATCAAAGGTTGCACCATTAAATTCAACCTCAGGATGAGTAATATCGAGGCGCGCAAATTCCACTTCCATTGATTCATAGATAACAAGTGGGCGCTGGCAGTTGATCATCATTTGCTGCTCCTCCATCAGAGGAACCATGATGTGAGGGAAGTTCATACCAGAAAACTTAACGTAAGCTTTAACGACATGCTCGATGAGCGCTTGATTGTGGCTTACTTCACCACTGCGAGACATGTTTAAATAAGATTTACCTTGGTCGTCGACCACACTAGCTTCGTTCTCATTTTGCTCGATGACGGATAAACCGACGCCGTCATTAACCATTCCAGCAAACTCAATGCGCATGTTCTGACAGATCCCCTCCTTTTGTAACAGTACAGAGAAAAGCAGATCGCCTGGCACACAGAAGCGTTTGTTATCTTCATCGTGGATAGGGTTGAAATCACCAGCAACAAGCTTTGCAAAGTGACTGGCTTGTTGACGAGAAAATACGATGTGCTGATCTTGTTGTGTAAAGTAAGGGTCTAAAAACATAATTCGCGTTAATAAGTTCTGATGATGTGGCGATTATAACGGGTTAATTTAATTAAATGGTCTATCCAGTGTCATTAAACTGAAAACAATAAAAAAGAGGCATGACGCCTCTTTTAAGAATTTGAAATAGGGTGAATCGAGTCTAGTCGCGCTTCCACAGCATGTGGCAGAATTTATTATCTGGGTCACGGCTAACAAGCATTCGAGCGAAGACATCATCGAGCGCATCATCTGCTTCATTTACCAAGCCAATACATACCTCTGCAAATGTCTCATCAACCTCAAAGCCAACGTGTTCTACCCAGTCATCACCCGTTTCAACAACTTCGGCTGCGCCTCTATCGTCAAATTGAGCGGTAAACAGAATAACGTCTGCAGGTTCTAAATTGTCTGGTGCCATTTCGAGGAAGATATCGTAGGCAACTTCGATGACATCGTCCAAAGAGATCAAATCGCTCATAAAACTATGCTCGGCTCATGTATTTGCGTTCAGCTGTGTTGATGATAATGCGATCACCGGTCGCAATGTACTCAGGTACTTGAACAGTCAGGCCTGTAGGAAGACGTGCTGGTTTAGTACGCGCAGACGCTGATGCACCTTTGATTGAAGGGTCAGTCTCTTCGATGACCATCTCAACAGAAGAAGGCAGTTCAATAGCTACAGCTGCACCATCAACAAGAACAATGTGCAGGCCTTGAATCTCTTCAGTGATGAAAAGTAGGTCGTCTTCGATGTCAGCTTGCTTAAAGGTATATTGAGTGTAGTCTTCATTATCCATAAAGATGTACTCGTCGCCATCAACATAAGAGAAAGAAGAAGCGCGCTTGTTCATCTCTACGGTATCGACGACGTCATCAGACTTAAAACGCTCGTCGACGCGCGCACCGGTGTTGAGATCAGTACAACGTAGTTTGTAAATCTTTGCACCGCCGCGACCACCAGGTGTTGTCACTTCGATGTCTTTAATAAGTAGGGTTTTACCGTTAGATTCGATCGCGAATCCTTTTTTAAGTTCACTTGCCCTTGGCATGGATAGTACCTCTTGTTATCGATGAGCTAAGTATAACCCTGACAATTGTGATTAGGAAATACTTGAACAAACCTCAGTTCTGATTCACCATTATTTATCTGATATATCTTAACGTTACATTGATTAATGCTTGCTCAGTCACAGTTCGAATTTCAATCTGATTTCCAGCCAGCGGTCCAAGATGCACTGCGTTTCTTTAAGGCTGGCTTGGGTACAAACCTACATAGTGTGTATGTCTATGGCAGTGTTGCTCGACACTCCGCTGTCAGCACGCGCTCGAACCTTGATTTAGTTGTCATTACTCACCGGCCTTTTGAAGACAATCGCACGACGTTAATGAATACAGTGCAATGGCGTTTTCAGCGCAGCTTTCCCCACGTTAAAGGGTTAAATGTAAAGCTAGCATTAGCAAAAGAGGTTGCGAGTCTCGATAGTATTTTTTCGTGGGGTTTTCTTTTGCGCCAGTGCTGTACTTGCATTTATGGTGAAGACCTAGGTGAGTGCTTTGGAGACTATGAGCCAAGCTGGGAGATCGCCAAGTTTTGGAATAGTGATGTTGCTGATTGGATACGAAATGGCCGCCAAAAAATTGCCATTGCTAAAACGGCTCAAGAGCAGTCTCAAGCGCAAATCAGAATTGCTAAAAAGCTATTGAGAGCGAGCTACAGTGTAGTGATGCACAAACATAAGCGTTGGATAGATGACCCAATAGAGTGTGGTGAGGAATTTGTTCGTTTCTATCCAGATAAGCAGATAGAAATCGACCGTTTGGGAATCCTACTCAGTGGACGAGTAATCCCCAAACGTTCAGTGGTTGGTTTGATTGACAGCTATGGTCAATGGTTACTTAAAGAGTATGAGCGTACAGAGTTCAAAATAGGCTAGCTTGCTATTTTATTTCCTGTTGT comes from the Vibrio astriarenae genome and includes:
- a CDS encoding DUF3334 family protein; the protein is MKKNKIVTTEDILLKLCQSVSGVLTSATGSNVTYSAMVQKINKTALKPDFGCFVLFDGGFSGLVVINFTSKAALELYTNYMRNMGMPEDELAVLHTSDEVGDVLGELMNQLVGDFTNKIRKELQTNITQNQPKMLSLNKQVILSVDTNLDRPQARRVTFSTEKNNIFYLELAMDKTEFIQLEEFEVAEDECPDDILEATQKAMNQPKKEEKKSNDDPTDLLDELGI
- a CDS encoding D-2-hydroxyglutarate dehydrogenase YdiJ produces the protein MLPRLHSKTDVDPVVSSYLSTLKAKGFSGDIETQYSSRLAVATDNSVYQQLPEAVVHPKTTQDVVLIGEVSSQPEFERVTFSPRGGGTGTNGQSLTKGVVVDLSRHMNKILEVNQEEGWVRVQTGVIKDQLNDAVRPYGFFFSPDLSTSNRATIGGMINTDASGQGSLKYGKTSDHVLSLQAVFADGSILESGSEEAVADKGTFALKALQVTESVCRDYRPQIEAKFPPLNRFLTGYDLKNAISDSGEFDLTRVLCGAEGSLAFITEAKLNLTPIPKARTLVNVKYDTFDSALRNAPFMVEANALSVETVDSKVLNLAKQDIVWHTVSDLLQDVPGKEMLGINMVEFAGENTEETAAQVSALTAKLDQLINDGESGLIGYQVCDELAGINRIYNMRKKAVGLLGAAKGKAKPVAFAEDTCVPPENLADFIAEFRQLLDKQNLNYGMFGHVDAGVLHVRPALDLCDPMQEQLMHQISDQVVQLVAKYGGLMWGEHGKGFRSEYGPEFFGEELFNQLRRVKAAFDPHNKMNPGKICTPLDSQADLVKVTDTKRGYYDRQIDVKVRDSFKAAMECNGNGLCFNYDTSSPMCPSMKVTADRRHSPKGRAGLVREWLRQLSEQGVDILDVEQASLHKSASIKEMIERVRNTLNKRHEYDFSHEVYEAMNGCLACKACASQCPIKVDVPSFRSRFLNAYYSRYQRPAKDYLVANIETLLPVMGAMPAVTNAVLKQGWVQSLTEKTVGYIDAPLLSVPTLKQRASAYEVFDLQALSAVAPSEREDYVLIVQDPFTSFYDAEVVEDFCLLVRKLGKTPVMLPFKPNGKAQHIKGFLKQFAKGAKDTATFLDTVANLNIPMVGVDPALVLCYRDEYNEILAEARGEFDVLTAHEWLLPRLNAFDHHTTNSEPWYLFAHCTEKTKLPNAEKEWGAIFQHFGAVLNTVAVGCCGMAGTFGHESDKLQMSKDIYGLSWKGNLDVLPKERCLVTGYSCRSQVKRFENVKTLHPVQALLRHLD
- a CDS encoding S1 family peptidase, whose amino-acid sequence is MKHTIVFSSIVASLSLAAIPAVASTPSARIIDGTPAPEGEWPFIGALIQKGFSASQGQICGASYLGGRYVLTAAHCVENTSSGDIELLFGVNDLDDENQGTRVGVNNIYIHELFDSDRLLYDIAVLELPRELTSDEADAVRLAPEGRLEELYMSGDVTLTVAGWGTIEPSGSTVRPDSLQELDINLVSREECNAVYGEIPAQNFCAGTPSEGQDSCRGDSGGPIVIKDTGEQLGWVSWGDRFCGRAGSYGVYADAGFFQGWLSQFNIGLSYTQNEHIGYFEPGTVLDHVFTYTNTGTRSASLSNFNLSGTTSTQPAILSNTCSADELLGGESCQVDVQLPVDGFAEFSVTLSTDLSVAGESQTLSSQVRYEGVVQSSQTLKDAITFDYDAVYVNDKPWIAATDGIRSGEIGDGQQSVVVIEGVPQGYLSLDVTVSSENGFDVLTARVNDTELDDISGEEQFSARLTLPQTSNTVRFAYAKDGSTAAGDDRALLTNMRFSAPDSNPQVIDGGSGGAVNGFWLFLLGLPLVRRLYRHDIKLTTPQL
- a CDS encoding DUF3581 domain-containing protein, whose translation is MFLDPYFTQQDQHIVFSRQQASHFAKLVAGDFNPIHDEDNKRFCVPGDLLFSVLLQKEGICQNMRIEFAGMVNDGVGLSVIEQNENEASVVDDQGKSYLNMSRSGEVSHNQALIEHVVKAYVKFSGMNFPHIMVPLMEEQQMMINCQRPLVIYESMEVEFARLDITHPEVEFNGATFDVDDKRGVVTMNFEFKEDGEVIGKGKKRMIASGLKPYSQEAVTDLVEQFNERKATFLKQVEQAA
- a CDS encoding HI1450 family dsDNA-mimic protein — protein: MSDLISLDDVIEVAYDIFLEMAPDNLEPADVILFTAQFDDRGAAEVVETGDDWVEHVGFEVDETFAEVCIGLVNEADDALDDVFARMLVSRDPDNKFCHMLWKRD
- the yeiP gene encoding elongation factor P-like protein YeiP, with translation MPRASELKKGFAIESNGKTLLIKDIEVTTPGGRGGAKIYKLRCTDLNTGARVDERFKSDDVVDTVEMNKRASSFSYVDGDEYIFMDNEDYTQYTFKQADIEDDLLFITEEIQGLHIVLVDGAAVAIELPSSVEMVIEETDPSIKGASASARTKPARLPTGLTVQVPEYIATGDRIIINTAERKYMSRA
- a CDS encoding nucleotidyltransferase domain-containing protein, whose translation is MLAQSQFEFQSDFQPAVQDALRFFKAGLGTNLHSVYVYGSVARHSAVSTRSNLDLVVITHRPFEDNRTTLMNTVQWRFQRSFPHVKGLNVKLALAKEVASLDSIFSWGFLLRQCCTCIYGEDLGECFGDYEPSWEIAKFWNSDVADWIRNGRQKIAIAKTAQEQSQAQIRIAKKLLRASYSVVMHKHKRWIDDPIECGEEFVRFYPDKQIEIDRLGILLSGRVIPKRSVVGLIDSYGQWLLKEYERTEFKIG